One Marinobacter panjinensis DNA segment encodes these proteins:
- the era gene encoding GTPase Era, whose product MNDVTRPENPDSRCGFVAIVGRPNVGKSTLLNHILGQKLSITSRKPQTTRHQVLGIKTEGPVQAIYVDTPGMHEEEPRAINRYMNKAATSALKDVDVAVFVVDQMAWTTADEMVLEKLSSLKCPVILAVNKVDRIENREALLPHLDMLSRKRDFAEMIPLSALKGMNLEPLEEAVGRFLPQSVHFYPDDQITDRSERFMASEMVREKITRQLGAELPYSVAVEIEEFRKDGKTLHISALILVEREGQKKIMIGDKGERLRRIGQEARADMERLFDSKVMLRLWVKVKRGWADSERALKSLGMNDF is encoded by the coding sequence ATGAATGATGTTACCCGTCCGGAGAATCCGGACAGCCGTTGTGGTTTCGTGGCGATTGTTGGCCGTCCCAATGTGGGCAAGTCCACGCTGCTGAACCATATTCTGGGCCAGAAGCTGAGCATTACCTCCCGCAAACCCCAGACTACGCGTCACCAGGTTCTGGGGATCAAGACCGAAGGTCCGGTTCAGGCTATTTACGTGGATACACCGGGTATGCACGAGGAAGAGCCCCGGGCCATCAACCGGTACATGAACAAGGCCGCCACGTCGGCGTTGAAGGATGTTGACGTGGCGGTGTTCGTGGTTGACCAGATGGCCTGGACCACCGCCGACGAAATGGTGCTGGAAAAACTCAGCAGCCTGAAGTGCCCGGTGATTCTGGCAGTGAACAAGGTCGACCGGATCGAGAATCGGGAGGCCCTGTTGCCGCATCTGGACATGCTGTCCCGGAAACGGGACTTTGCCGAAATGATCCCGCTGTCTGCCCTGAAGGGCATGAACCTGGAGCCGCTGGAGGAAGCGGTAGGGCGTTTCCTGCCACAAAGCGTTCATTTCTACCCGGATGACCAGATCACCGACCGCAGTGAACGGTTTATGGCCTCGGAGATGGTGCGGGAGAAAATCACCCGGCAACTGGGCGCCGAGCTGCCGTATTCCGTGGCCGTCGAGATTGAGGAATTCCGCAAGGACGGCAAGACCCTGCACATATCGGCGCTGATTCTGGTGGAGCGCGAAGGCCAGAAGAAAATCATGATCGGTGACAAGGGCGAGCGCCTGCGCCGTATTGGCCAGGAAGCCCGGGCTGACATGGAGCGCCTTTTCGACAGCAAGGTCATGTTGAGGCTATGGGTCAAGGTCAAACGTGGCTGGGCCGACAGCGAACGGGCACTCAAAAGTCTTGGTATGAACGACTTCTGA
- the recO gene encoding DNA repair protein RecO → MTGPIQQEPAYVLHRRPWRETSLMVDIFSLNAGRLTIIARGGNSAKSPLKAQLQPFQPLLLDWTGRSELKTLTQAEVRGGPALKRTLSLYSGLYVNELLQRLLPLADPHPRLFASYIDVIAELSEASDVEPVLRRFEQSFAAELGYDFAWDLATDTGFAVEAGEYYCYDPEQGILATPSVGVRLQNLPGATLLALASGDLESTECRRIAKRVTRVLVDYLLQGRPLNSRSLFSHHRGDRNEP, encoded by the coding sequence ATGACGGGGCCAATACAGCAGGAGCCCGCTTACGTCCTCCACCGCCGGCCATGGCGCGAAACCAGTCTGATGGTGGATATTTTCTCTCTCAATGCGGGCCGGTTAACCATTATTGCCCGTGGTGGCAACAGCGCAAAAAGCCCCCTGAAGGCACAGCTTCAGCCCTTCCAGCCGTTGCTGCTGGACTGGACAGGCCGCAGTGAGCTGAAGACACTCACTCAGGCGGAAGTGCGTGGCGGGCCCGCGCTCAAGCGCACCCTGTCGCTGTACAGCGGGCTCTACGTGAACGAATTGTTGCAACGCCTGCTGCCACTGGCAGATCCCCACCCCCGTCTCTTTGCTTCCTATATCGACGTCATTGCCGAGCTGTCAGAAGCCAGTGATGTCGAGCCGGTTCTACGGCGGTTTGAACAGTCCTTTGCCGCAGAGCTGGGCTATGACTTTGCCTGGGACCTGGCCACCGACACCGGGTTTGCGGTCGAGGCGGGTGAGTATTATTGCTATGATCCCGAGCAGGGGATTCTGGCCACGCCGTCGGTTGGTGTCAGGCTTCAGAACCTTCCCGGCGCCACGCTGCTGGCGCTCGCTTCCGGGGATCTGGAATCAACAGAATGTCGGCGTATTGCCAAGCGGGTAACCCGGGTACTGGTGGACTACCTTCTGCAGGGCCGGCCCCTCAACAGCCGAAGCCTGTTCAGTCATCATCGAGGAGATCGCAATGAACCCTAG